GGGAGATCACCGAGGAGCTCACCCGGAAACATGCCACCCAGGCCAAGGAGCTCGCCACCCAGCAGGGCACCTTCAAGGAGCGCGAGGTCCAGGGCCGCAGCATCACGGTGGACCGGAACGTCCCCATTCCCGCGGTGGTCGAGTACATCCATCAGCGCGGCAAGCCGACCGAGCCGCACTTCCGTTACGAGTACGGGGAGACCTCTGTTCGCGAGAGCTATGTCCCCACGCCTCAGCAGCGCAAGAAGATGGGCCCGGGAGGCCCGCTACCGGACCTCACGGAAGGGCAGGCGCAGGTCTATGGCCTGGGACAAGGCGGCAGATACAGCGACATCGCCAAGGATCTCCTTCCCAAGATGCGAGCCGCGGGGTTGTCAGACGCACAGATCGCGCAGAACCTGAGCCTCCTCGTCCAGACGAACACGTTGTTGTCCGATGTCTCCAGCAACAAGGAGCTGGCGAAGATGTTCGTGGCGTTGCAACACCTCCTTTTCGTCCGTGAGTCGGCCAGAACCCGTGCGAACCTCGCCCACAGCGCGATGATCGTTCAGCTTGCCGCCCAGGGAGACATCAAGGACCTCGCGGAAGCCTTCACGGGAGCATCCACGCAGCAGCAGGGCGGAGGAGCGTTGCCTGTATCCTTCGAACAGGCGGCGGGTGCTGCCCGAAGACTCGACCGCGTGCTCGGCTTCGAGCCTCAGCGCGGTGGTACACCCGCTACCCACGTGCTAGAACTCGCCTGGCGCGAATACGATCTCGTCGTGCGCTGGATTCACGTGCGCTTGCGCATGAAGGCGAAGACCGGAAAGCTTCAGTTCGATGGCGAGAACAGCCTGGATCAGTATGTCAAAGCCCAGTTCACCGCACTCATGAAGGACAAGGCCCAACTCCGGCTGTTCATCGAGGGGAACCTGCAGAAGTTCTATGAGAGACGGCCTCCCAAGAGCCCGCCTCCTCCTTGATGTGGTGCCGCATGGATCGCCCTTGAAAGGTGTTTATGAAGAAGGTTCGTGTTCCGATGAAGAGCGTTCAAGGGGCGGCGCAGCTCAGCTCCATGGCCCTGATGGCGGACTGGACTCTGGACTCGGTGACGGAGGCTACGTCCACCAAGCCCTACCAGCTCATCTGGGTCACCGACGATGAACAGAGCATCGTGCGATTCATCGATGACTTCATGATTGAAGTGCCATACGTCTATATCGAGAGCGAGACCCCCGAGTACATCGTTCGCGCTATTCAGGAGTTCGTAGACGTCTACTCCCAGGACGAAATCCGGAAGCTGGCCGATTCGGCCACGACGGCGGAGCAGCTCCACCTGGCCGTGCGCCTCATGGCGCTCATCGCTCC
The sequence above is drawn from the Cystobacter ferrugineus genome and encodes:
- a CDS encoding HEAT repeat domain-containing protein, which translates into the protein MKSVQGAAQLSSMALMADWTLDSVTEATSTKPYQLIWVTDDEQSIVRFIDDFMIEVPYVYIESETPEYIVRAIQEFVDVYSQDEIRKLADSATTAEQLHLAVRLMALIAPPEFDPAFFEFFRKCLTFRDPTVQRKAILAIGYVGWKELFPVLEQLAKGDPDAEVRDVARIALEGFAKYGSSN